In Leptodesmis sichuanensis A121, the following are encoded in one genomic region:
- a CDS encoding response regulator transcription factor: MKQVLIVDDDTTLRTALTRYLEKRGFSVQNVSSGLEAITMFEKDPPDLVVSDVMMPEMDGFEFCRRLRATRLGQLVPFIFLSSRGEVDARVYGHSLGADDYLIKPFEPKELLAKIEAQLERSRRIHAEIVRLIQQSKPEGKPAQTPTTNTPKSLPLTPAEEKVFWEVVQGYTNKQIGDRLFVSPRTVQTHLSNILNKLELENRSQLVRFAFERGYKPPLEQATP, translated from the coding sequence ATGAAACAAGTTCTTATCGTTGATGACGATACAACCTTGCGTACTGCCTTAACACGCTATTTAGAGAAGCGGGGCTTTAGCGTGCAGAATGTGAGTTCTGGACTGGAAGCCATCACTATGTTTGAGAAGGATCCCCCCGATTTGGTGGTGTCTGACGTAATGATGCCGGAAATGGATGGCTTTGAGTTCTGCCGTCGATTGCGGGCTACCCGCCTCGGTCAACTGGTGCCCTTCATTTTTCTGTCCAGTCGGGGTGAAGTGGATGCTCGTGTTTATGGTCACTCGTTGGGAGCGGATGACTATTTAATTAAACCCTTCGAGCCAAAAGAATTATTAGCTAAGATTGAGGCCCAATTAGAGCGATCGCGACGCATCCATGCCGAAATTGTCCGGTTGATCCAGCAATCCAAACCAGAAGGAAAGCCGGCTCAAACACCGACAACGAATACTCCGAAATCGTTGCCGCTCACCCCTGCCGAAGAAAAGGTATTTTGGGAAGTCGTTCAGGGCTATACCAACAAACAAATCGGCGATCGCTTATTCGTCAGCCCCCGCACCGTGCAAACCCATCTCAGCAATATCCTTAACAAACTGGAACTAGAAAACCGTTCCCAACTGGTCAGATTTGCCTTTGAACGGGGCTATAAGCCGCCTCTAGAACAGGCCACTCCTTAA
- a CDS encoding NADP-dependent isocitrate dehydrogenase, translating into MTYEKITPPSTGSTITFQDGEPVVPDNPIIPFIRGDGTGIDLWPASQRVFDAAVAAAYGGKRQISWFKVYAGDEACDLYGTYQYLPEDTLTAIQTYGVAIKGPLTTPIGGGIRSLNVALRQIFDLYACIRPCRYYEGTPSPHKNPEKLDVIIYRENTEDIYLGIEWRQGTEICDRLIKILNEDLIPATPEHGKKRIPLDAGIGIKPISKSGSQRLVRRAIKHALRLPKQKQMVTLVHKGNIMKYTEGAFRDWGYELATTEFRAECVTERESWILSNKEKKPDITLEENARMIEPGFDALTIEKREQITQEVKQVLDSIWETHGQGQWKDKVMVNDRIADSIFQQIQTRPDEYSILATMNLNGDYLSDAAAAIVGGLGMGPGANIGDACAIFEATHGTAPKHAGLDRVNPGSLILSGVMMLEYLGWQEAADLIKKGLGAAIANREVTYDLARLMDPPVEPPLKCSEFAEAIIRHF; encoded by the coding sequence ATGACTTACGAAAAAATTACTCCTCCCAGTACAGGCTCGACGATCACATTTCAAGATGGAGAACCTGTTGTCCCAGATAATCCCATTATTCCGTTTATCCGAGGGGATGGAACGGGAATTGATCTCTGGCCCGCCTCTCAACGAGTGTTTGATGCGGCGGTGGCGGCGGCCTATGGGGGAAAACGCCAAATTTCCTGGTTTAAGGTTTATGCCGGAGACGAAGCCTGCGATCTGTATGGGACCTATCAATACCTGCCAGAAGACACACTGACGGCGATTCAAACCTACGGAGTCGCAATTAAAGGCCCCCTGACGACTCCCATTGGCGGTGGAATTCGCTCGCTTAACGTCGCTCTCCGCCAGATCTTTGACCTCTATGCCTGCATTCGTCCCTGCCGCTATTACGAGGGCACTCCTTCTCCTCACAAAAATCCCGAAAAACTGGATGTAATTATCTACCGGGAAAATACTGAAGATATTTATCTGGGGATTGAGTGGCGGCAAGGAACAGAAATTTGCGATCGCCTGATCAAGATCCTGAACGAGGATTTAATTCCTGCGACTCCTGAACATGGGAAAAAACGGATTCCCTTAGATGCGGGGATTGGCATCAAACCCATTAGCAAATCTGGCTCCCAGCGGCTGGTGCGACGAGCGATTAAACACGCCCTGCGGTTGCCCAAGCAGAAACAGATGGTGACGCTGGTGCATAAAGGCAACATTATGAAGTACACCGAGGGAGCTTTCCGCGACTGGGGCTATGAGTTAGCCACTACGGAATTTCGGGCGGAGTGTGTAACCGAACGGGAATCCTGGATTCTCAGTAATAAGGAGAAAAAGCCAGACATAACGCTGGAAGAAAATGCCCGGATGATTGAACCGGGATTTGATGCTCTGACGATCGAGAAGCGCGAACAGATTACTCAGGAAGTCAAACAGGTGCTGGACTCGATCTGGGAAACCCACGGGCAAGGCCAGTGGAAAGATAAGGTGATGGTCAACGATCGCATTGCCGACAGTATCTTCCAACAGATCCAGACCCGTCCCGACGAGTACTCCATCCTGGCCACCATGAACCTGAACGGGGACTATCTCTCGGATGCAGCGGCGGCGATCGTTGGCGGTTTGGGCATGGGGCCAGGAGCCAATATCGGGGATGCCTGTGCAATTTTTGAAGCGACACATGGCACGGCTCCTAAGCATGCTGGCCTCGATCGGGTCAATCCTGGTTCTCTGATTCTCTCCGGTGTGATGATGCTGGAATATCTCGGCTGGCAGGAAGCGGCTGATCTAATCAAAAAAGGACTGGGAGCCGCGATCGCCAACCGGGAAGTGACCTACGACCTGGCGCGGTTGATGGATCCTCCTGTTGAGCCACCCCTGAAATGTTCTGAATTTGCGGAAGCGATTATCAGACACTTCTAA
- a CDS encoding XDD3 family exosortase-dependent surface protein — translation MKWTTAIATLTGSAALFSIAPVLNANAAPAQTANVPELGASWNYQYDAKGDGSGGTAYDIRAMAMTIRDNKLFVAINGGASLAGVKENGAANGTVSWGDLFFNFSGKKFNEAVAAGEMFAVRFAASNDSPVALGLYSGVQTQSVALQNLGYRSLQQYYNAGFNKDQTQGSALATKEAAFNYYGTGSIQNSIASGTKIGDVNLLTADALSAMGLNFGANMGSQIFGFSIDKSLLPSSSFLANIYMECGNDGIAYSASAAPEPMTMGGAALGIAAIGGLKRMRRRKEGTAS, via the coding sequence ATGAAATGGACAACAGCGATCGCAACTCTGACTGGTAGCGCGGCTCTCTTCAGCATAGCTCCTGTCCTGAATGCCAATGCCGCACCTGCACAAACTGCAAACGTTCCAGAATTAGGTGCTAGCTGGAACTATCAATATGATGCGAAAGGTGACGGATCCGGTGGCACCGCCTATGACATTCGGGCCATGGCCATGACTATCCGGGATAACAAACTCTTTGTGGCCATCAACGGGGGTGCCTCGTTAGCAGGTGTGAAAGAGAACGGTGCGGCAAACGGTACCGTTAGCTGGGGCGATTTATTCTTTAACTTCTCTGGCAAAAAATTCAATGAGGCGGTCGCTGCAGGGGAAATGTTTGCGGTGCGCTTTGCTGCCAGCAACGATTCTCCAGTAGCTTTAGGGCTTTATTCTGGAGTGCAAACTCAAAGTGTTGCTCTGCAGAACCTTGGATACAGAAGCTTGCAACAATACTACAACGCTGGTTTTAACAAAGATCAAACTCAGGGTTCTGCCCTGGCGACTAAAGAGGCCGCTTTTAACTACTACGGAACTGGCAGTATTCAAAACTCGATCGCATCAGGCACCAAAATTGGAGATGTTAACCTGCTCACGGCTGATGCTCTCAGCGCCATGGGGTTGAACTTCGGTGCCAATATGGGCAGTCAGATATTCGGCTTTAGTATTGACAAGTCCCTCCTGCCCAGCAGTTCCTTCCTGGCCAATATCTACATGGAGTGTGGTAATGATGGCATAGCTTACTCTGCCTCTGCCGCTCCTGAACCCATGACCATGGGAGGGGCCGCTCTGGGCATTGCCGCGATCGGTGGCTTAAAGCGGATGCGCCGCCGGAAGGAAGGAACAGCTAGCTAA
- a CDS encoding amidase, protein MDAVDLAFTSALEQARLIRQKEISPLELVQVYLERIQRLDRRLGSYVTVAAESAIADAQAKTEALVNTAVDELPPFYGVPISIKDLNMVAGLPCTFGLRVLKQRIATQDDGIVKRIKQAGFIILGKTATSEMGTLPYTEPKGFPPARNPWHLDYTPGGSSGGAAAATAAGLSPVAQGSDGGGSIRGPAFCCGLVGIKPSRGRISFAPLGDRLNGIATNGPLARNVADAAALLDVMSGYVPGDPYWLPEPEPSFLAATERPPHPLKIAFSTGMPPIGEADAVCQQAVLDTAHLLEQLGHHVEPGCPTGTEKLEKPFTTVFQAVLNEAGVPEIFLEKMNRWFSIRARFCSCGKYLRAVDQMQIIAREIVSFFDAVDVLLLPTYLHSTIRVGEWVNLRPAKNFRKIVEWIAPCPPFNATGQPAIAIPTGFDPNGLPVGVQLVGRPAAEATLISLAAQIEAAQPWSQHRPAFARE, encoded by the coding sequence ATGGATGCAGTTGATTTAGCATTTACTTCAGCGTTAGAGCAGGCCCGCCTGATCCGTCAGAAAGAAATTTCTCCCCTGGAGTTAGTTCAAGTTTATTTGGAGCGAATTCAACGCCTCGATCGCAGGTTGGGCAGCTATGTCACAGTCGCCGCAGAGTCAGCGATCGCGGATGCCCAAGCCAAAACCGAGGCACTGGTTAATACTGCTGTCGATGAATTGCCTCCCTTTTATGGTGTGCCCATTTCCATTAAAGATTTGAATATGGTGGCTGGCTTGCCCTGCACGTTCGGGCTGCGGGTGCTGAAGCAACGCATTGCCACGCAGGATGATGGGATTGTTAAACGCATTAAGCAAGCTGGATTTATTATTCTGGGTAAAACCGCCACTTCAGAAATGGGAACTTTGCCCTATACCGAACCTAAAGGATTTCCTCCTGCCCGCAATCCCTGGCATCTGGACTATACGCCTGGTGGATCGAGTGGAGGAGCTGCCGCCGCGACAGCAGCCGGTTTGAGTCCTGTGGCTCAAGGATCGGATGGAGGCGGCTCGATTCGGGGGCCAGCTTTTTGCTGTGGATTGGTGGGTATTAAGCCTTCACGGGGGCGAATCAGCTTTGCACCGTTGGGCGATCGCTTAAATGGCATTGCTACCAATGGTCCTCTAGCGCGAAATGTGGCTGATGCAGCGGCTTTATTGGATGTCATGTCTGGTTATGTACCGGGGGATCCTTACTGGCTTCCGGAGCCAGAACCGTCCTTTCTGGCTGCTACTGAGCGTCCACCCCATCCCCTCAAAATTGCCTTCTCAACTGGGATGCCGCCGATCGGGGAGGCGGACGCAGTCTGTCAACAGGCCGTTCTGGATACAGCTCACTTGCTGGAACAATTGGGACATCATGTGGAACCTGGCTGTCCAACTGGAACAGAGAAATTAGAAAAGCCCTTTACCACAGTGTTCCAGGCTGTTTTAAATGAAGCTGGAGTGCCAGAAATCTTTCTGGAGAAGATGAACCGCTGGTTTTCCATTCGGGCGCGGTTCTGTTCCTGTGGCAAATATTTGCGAGCCGTCGATCAAATGCAAATCATTGCTCGTGAGATTGTTTCTTTCTTTGATGCGGTGGATGTATTGCTGCTGCCCACATATTTGCATTCGACTATCCGGGTGGGGGAGTGGGTCAACCTTCGACCTGCAAAGAATTTCAGGAAGATTGTTGAATGGATTGCCCCCTGCCCACCGTTTAATGCTACTGGTCAGCCCGCGATCGCCATTCCCACAGGTTTTGATCCGAATGGTTTGCCTGTTGGAGTTCAACTTGTAGGCCGTCCTGCCGCTGAAGCTACCTTGATTTCTCTAGCCGCCCAAATCGAAGCCGCCCAACCCTGGAGCCAGCATCGTCCAGCATTTGCAAGGGAGTGA